The Bos indicus isolate NIAB-ARS_2022 breed Sahiwal x Tharparkar chromosome X, NIAB-ARS_B.indTharparkar_mat_pri_1.0, whole genome shotgun sequence genome has a window encoding:
- the FHL1 gene encoding four and a half LIM domains protein 1 isoform X2 — protein MAEKFDCHYCRDNLQGKKYVQKDGHHCCLKCFDKFCANTCVQCRKPIGADSKEVHYKNRYWHDTCFRCSKCLQPLASETFVAKDNKILCNKCTTREDNPKCKGCLKPIVAGDQNVEYKGTVWHKDCFTCSNCKQVIGTGSFFPKGEDFYCVTCHEAKFAKHCVKCNKAITSGGITYQDQPWHAECFVCVTCSKKLAGQRFTAVEDQYYCVDCYKNFVAKKCAGCKNPITGKRTVSRVSHPVSKARKPPVCHGKRLPLTLFPSANLRGRHPGGERTCPSWVVVLYRKNRSLAAPRGPGLVKAPVWWPMKDNPGTTTASTAKNAP, from the exons ATGGCTGAGAAGTTCGACTGCCACTACTGCAGAGACAACCTGCAGGGGAAGAAGTACGTGCAGAAGGACGGCCACCACTGCTGCCTCAAGTGCTTCGACAAGTTCTGCGCCAACACGTGTGTGCAGTGCCGCAAGCCCATCGGCGCCGACTCCAAG GAGGTGCACTACAAGAACCGCTACTGGCACGACACCTGCTTCCGCTGCTCTAAGTGCCTCCAGCCCTTGGCCAGTGAGACCTTCGTGGCCAAGGACAACAAGATCCTGTGCAACAAGTGCACCACTCGGGAGGACAACCCCAAGTGCAAGGGCTGCCTCAAGCCCATTGTAGCAG GAGATCAGAACGTGGAATACAAGGGCACTGTCTGGCACAAAGACTGCTTCACCTGCAGCAACTGCAAGCAAGTCATCGGGACAGGAAGCTTCTTCCCTAAAGGGGAGGACTTCTACTGCGTGACTTGCCATGAGGCCAAGTTTGCCAAGCACTGCGTGAAATGCAACAAG GCCATCACATCTGGAGGAATCACTTACCAGGATCAGCCCTGGCATGCCGAGTGCTTTGTGTGTGTTACCTGCTCTAAGAAGCTGGCTGGGCAGCGTTTCACCGCTGTGGAGGACCAGTATTACTGCGTGGATTGCTACAAGAACTTTGTGGCCAAGAAGTGTGCTGGATGCAAGAACCCAATCACTG GGAAAAGGACTGTGTCAAGAGTGAGCCACCCAGTCTCTAAAGCTAGGAAGCCCCCAGTGTGCCACGGGAAACGCTTGCCTCTCACCCTGTTTCCCAGCGCCAACCTCCGGGGCAGGCATCCGGGTGGAGAGAGGACTTGTCCCTCGTGGGTGGTGGTTCTTTATAGAAAAAATCGAAGCTTAGCAGCTCCTCGAGGCCCG GGTTTGGTAAAGGCTCCAGTGTGGTGGCCTATGAAGGACAATCCTGGCACGACTACTGCTTCCACTGCAAAAAATGCTCCGTGA
- the FHL1 gene encoding four and a half LIM domains protein 1 isoform X3, giving the protein MASHRHSGPSSYKVGTMAEKFDCHYCRDNLQGKKYVQKDGHHCCLKCFDKFCANTCVQCRKPIGADSKEVHYKNRYWHDTCFRCSKCLQPLASETFVAKDNKILCNKCTTREDNPKCKGCLKPIVAGDQNVEYKGTVWHKDCFTCSNCKQVIGTGSFFPKGEDFYCVTCHEAKFAKHCVKCNKAITSGGITYQDQPWHAECFVCVTCSKKLAGQRFTAVEDQYYCVDCYKNFVAKKCAGCKNPITGFGKGSSVVAYEGQSWHDYCFHCKKCSVNLANKRFVFHQEQVYCPDCAKKL; this is encoded by the exons ATGGCTTCCCATAGACACTCAG GTCCTTCCAGCTATAAAGTAGGCACCATGGCTGAGAAGTTCGACTGCCACTACTGCAGAGACAACCTGCAGGGGAAGAAGTACGTGCAGAAGGACGGCCACCACTGCTGCCTCAAGTGCTTCGACAAGTTCTGCGCCAACACGTGTGTGCAGTGCCGCAAGCCCATCGGCGCCGACTCCAAG GAGGTGCACTACAAGAACCGCTACTGGCACGACACCTGCTTCCGCTGCTCTAAGTGCCTCCAGCCCTTGGCCAGTGAGACCTTCGTGGCCAAGGACAACAAGATCCTGTGCAACAAGTGCACCACTCGGGAGGACAACCCCAAGTGCAAGGGCTGCCTCAAGCCCATTGTAGCAG GAGATCAGAACGTGGAATACAAGGGCACTGTCTGGCACAAAGACTGCTTCACCTGCAGCAACTGCAAGCAAGTCATCGGGACAGGAAGCTTCTTCCCTAAAGGGGAGGACTTCTACTGCGTGACTTGCCATGAGGCCAAGTTTGCCAAGCACTGCGTGAAATGCAACAAG GCCATCACATCTGGAGGAATCACTTACCAGGATCAGCCCTGGCATGCCGAGTGCTTTGTGTGTGTTACCTGCTCTAAGAAGCTGGCTGGGCAGCGTTTCACCGCTGTGGAGGACCAGTATTACTGCGTGGATTGCTACAAGAACTTTGTGGCCAAGAAGTGTGCTGGATGCAAGAACCCAATCACTG GGTTTGGTAAAGGCTCCAGTGTGGTGGCCTATGAAGGACAATCCTGGCACGACTACTGCTTCCACTGCAAAAAATGCTCCGTGAATCTGGCCAACAAGCGCTTTGTTTTCCATCAGGAGCAAGTGTATTGCCCCGACTGTGCCAAAAAGCTGTAA
- the FHL1 gene encoding four and a half LIM domains protein 1 isoform X1, with amino-acid sequence MASHRHSGPSSYKVGTMAEKFDCHYCRDNLQGKKYVQKDGHHCCLKCFDKFCANTCVQCRKPIGADSKEVHYKNRYWHDTCFRCSKCLQPLASETFVAKDNKILCNKCTTREDNPKCKGCLKPIVAGDQNVEYKGTVWHKDCFTCSNCKQVIGTGSFFPKGEDFYCVTCHEAKFAKHCVKCNKAITSGGITYQDQPWHAECFVCVTCSKKLAGQRFTAVEDQYYCVDCYKNFVAKKCAGCKNPITGKRTVSRVSHPVSKARKPPVCHGKRLPLTLFPSANLRGRHPGGERTCPSWVVVLYRKNRSLAAPRGPGLVKAPVWWPMKDNPGTTTASTAKNAP; translated from the exons ATGGCTTCCCATAGACACTCAG GTCCTTCCAGCTATAAAGTAGGCACCATGGCTGAGAAGTTCGACTGCCACTACTGCAGAGACAACCTGCAGGGGAAGAAGTACGTGCAGAAGGACGGCCACCACTGCTGCCTCAAGTGCTTCGACAAGTTCTGCGCCAACACGTGTGTGCAGTGCCGCAAGCCCATCGGCGCCGACTCCAAG GAGGTGCACTACAAGAACCGCTACTGGCACGACACCTGCTTCCGCTGCTCTAAGTGCCTCCAGCCCTTGGCCAGTGAGACCTTCGTGGCCAAGGACAACAAGATCCTGTGCAACAAGTGCACCACTCGGGAGGACAACCCCAAGTGCAAGGGCTGCCTCAAGCCCATTGTAGCAG GAGATCAGAACGTGGAATACAAGGGCACTGTCTGGCACAAAGACTGCTTCACCTGCAGCAACTGCAAGCAAGTCATCGGGACAGGAAGCTTCTTCCCTAAAGGGGAGGACTTCTACTGCGTGACTTGCCATGAGGCCAAGTTTGCCAAGCACTGCGTGAAATGCAACAAG GCCATCACATCTGGAGGAATCACTTACCAGGATCAGCCCTGGCATGCCGAGTGCTTTGTGTGTGTTACCTGCTCTAAGAAGCTGGCTGGGCAGCGTTTCACCGCTGTGGAGGACCAGTATTACTGCGTGGATTGCTACAAGAACTTTGTGGCCAAGAAGTGTGCTGGATGCAAGAACCCAATCACTG GGAAAAGGACTGTGTCAAGAGTGAGCCACCCAGTCTCTAAAGCTAGGAAGCCCCCAGTGTGCCACGGGAAACGCTTGCCTCTCACCCTGTTTCCCAGCGCCAACCTCCGGGGCAGGCATCCGGGTGGAGAGAGGACTTGTCCCTCGTGGGTGGTGGTTCTTTATAGAAAAAATCGAAGCTTAGCAGCTCCTCGAGGCCCG GGTTTGGTAAAGGCTCCAGTGTGGTGGCCTATGAAGGACAATCCTGGCACGACTACTGCTTCCACTGCAAAAAATGCTCCGTGA